The following are from one region of the Pygocentrus nattereri isolate fPygNat1 chromosome 20, fPygNat1.pri, whole genome shotgun sequence genome:
- the tesca gene encoding tescalcin a, translating to MGSSQSTSEEQDYQLLADRTGFSLEQIRILHKRFKHLTHDKDTLRREDFEDISDLTFNPIRSQIVEAFFDKRNFGHNEVGSVEEIGFEEFLTVMSHFRPTRQYLTEEERDKIRQDKLRFLFNMHDKDNDDTITLDEYRHVVEELLSSYPEIESETAKAIADAAMLEVASVTMGQMAPDELYEGITFEHFLKILKNVEIETKMHVRFLNVDTTTMNCVK from the exons ATGGGCAGCTCACAGTCCACATCAGAGGAGCAGGATTACCAGCTCCTCGCTGACCGGACCGGCT TTTCTCTGGAGCAGATCAGAATCCTGCATAAAAGGTTTAAGCACCTCACCCACGACAAGGACACCTTAAG GAGAGAGGACTTTGAGGACATCAGTGATTTGACATTCAACCCTATTAGAAGCCAGATTGTTGAAGCCTTCTTTGATAAGAG GAACTTTGGCCATAATGAAGTGGGCAGTGTGGAGGAGATTGGCTTCGAGGAGTTCCTCACTGTGATGTCACACTTCAGGCCGACCAGACAGTATCTGAccgaggaggagagagacaagATCAGACAGGATAAACTACGCT TTCTCTTCAACATGCATGACAAAGACAATGACGACACCATCACTTTGGATGAATACAGACAT GTAGTTGAAGAGCTGCTGTCCAGCTATccagagatagagagtgaaacAGCCAAAGCCATTGCAGATGCTGCTATGCTTGAAGTGGCGAGTGTTACAATGGGTCAAATG GCTCCAGATGAGCTTTATGAGGGAATCACCTTTGAGCATTTTCTGAAG ATCCTAAAAAATGTCGAGATTGAGACAAAGATGCATGTCCGCTTTCTGAACGTGGACACGACGACGATGAACTGTGTAAAGTGA